TAAATGGAAGAACATTCAGGCGCGCAAATCCGTACAGGACAAGAAGCGGGGCAAGATCTTCACCAAGGTGACCAAGGAAATCATGCTCGCGGCCAGGCAGGGCGGCGGAGATCCGGACATCAACGCCCGGCTGCGCACGGCCATTGCCGCGGCCAAGGCCGTGAATCTGCCCAAGGACAAGATCGACACGGCCATGAAAAAGGGGACCGGCGAACTGGGCGGCGAGGCCCTGGACGAGATCACCTACGAGGGCTACGGGCCCGGCGGAGTGGCCATTCTCGTGGACGCGGCCACGGATAACCGCAACCGTACCGTCGCTGACGTGCGACACATTTTTTCCAAGAGTGGCGGAAACCTGGGTGAATCCGGATGCGTAGGATGGATGTTCGACAAGAAGGGTGTCTTCACCTTTGGCCGGGCTGATCACTCCGACGAACAGCTTTTGGAAATCGGACTGGAAGCCGGAGTGGAGGACATTCGCGAAGACGGGGATGCTTGGGAGGTCAGCACGTCCCAGGAACATTTCCAGGCGGTTCAGGAAGCGTATGCCTCGGCTGGATTGACTCCGCTGAGCGAGGAGGTAACCATGGTTCCGCAAACCCTGGTCCCGGTAGATGTAGAAACCGGGCGCAAGGTTATCCGACTGATGGAAGCCCTCGAAGACTACGACGACGTCCAGAATGTGTACGTCAATTGCGATTTTCCCGAAGAACTGATGCAGGATGAATAAGCAATTTAAATTGATGACCGATCTTGAGCAGCGAGGGCGATGTTGATCGTTCTGGGAATCGACCCTGGTTCACGGGTAACCGGATTTGGGGTGATTCGCGAGATTTCAGGGCGGTTGTCTCTGGTTGACGCCGGGACCATTCGGACTACAACGGATGCCGGGATGGATGTCCGGCTGGGCCAGATTTTTTTTCGCCTTACAGAGATTATTTCCCAATACCAGCCGGCCAATAGCGCCATTGAAAACG
This Desulfonatronum thioautotrophicum DNA region includes the following protein-coding sequences:
- a CDS encoding YebC/PmpR family DNA-binding transcriptional regulator, producing MAGHSKWKNIQARKSVQDKKRGKIFTKVTKEIMLAARQGGGDPDINARLRTAIAAAKAVNLPKDKIDTAMKKGTGELGGEALDEITYEGYGPGGVAILVDAATDNRNRTVADVRHIFSKSGGNLGESGCVGWMFDKKGVFTFGRADHSDEQLLEIGLEAGVEDIREDGDAWEVSTSQEHFQAVQEAYASAGLTPLSEEVTMVPQTLVPVDVETGRKVIRLMEALEDYDDVQNVYVNCDFPEELMQDE